Proteins encoded in a region of the Candidatus Brocadia sp. genome:
- the queA gene encoding tRNA preQ1(34) S-adenosylmethionine ribosyltransferase-isomerase QueA, translating to MNVTVSKPVKFSTKISDYNYHLPWELIAQQPSGNREDARLLILHKNTGKVEHRKFREITEYLYPGDLLVLNNTKVIPALITGKKISGAFLELLLTEEIGKNQWKALIKSNAKLKIGEEIYIGNNIILAKLLDKAEDGSWLIEFDRKYAIKELLGRIGKMPLPPYIKRNKHEDSSPSDSDRERYQTVFAQKEGAIAAPTAGLHFSQNILEKIKQNGIEIEFVTLHVGTGTFLPVKTDDIRDHRMHKEYYECPHEIIQRIQKTREQNGRVVAVGSTSCRVLETIAKTDKTPRFSGWANLFIYPPYNFKYVDVLLTNFHLPKTTLLMLVCAFAGRENIMNAYEIAKNKGYRFFSYGDCMMII from the coding sequence ATGAATGTTACCGTATCTAAACCAGTTAAATTTTCTACCAAAATATCTGACTACAATTACCATCTTCCTTGGGAATTAATCGCGCAGCAACCATCGGGAAACCGTGAAGATGCGAGACTGCTGATATTGCATAAAAATACCGGCAAGGTTGAGCATCGTAAATTTCGCGAAATTACCGAATATCTTTACCCTGGAGATTTATTAGTCCTGAACAATACAAAGGTAATACCTGCACTTATAACAGGGAAAAAAATCAGTGGTGCTTTTCTTGAATTATTACTTACTGAGGAGATAGGAAAAAACCAATGGAAGGCACTAATTAAATCAAATGCTAAATTAAAAATAGGCGAAGAGATTTATATTGGGAATAACATAATCCTTGCAAAGCTGCTCGATAAAGCAGAAGATGGTTCGTGGCTTATTGAATTTGACAGAAAATATGCCATAAAAGAGCTCCTGGGTCGAATCGGGAAAATGCCATTACCACCCTATATAAAACGCAATAAGCACGAAGATTCATCCCCGTCAGATTCAGATAGAGAACGATATCAGACTGTGTTTGCTCAAAAAGAAGGGGCGATTGCCGCCCCTACGGCTGGTTTGCACTTTAGTCAAAACATCCTTGAGAAGATAAAGCAAAACGGAATAGAAATAGAATTTGTTACCTTACATGTGGGAACAGGTACATTTTTACCTGTCAAAACAGACGATATCCGGGACCACCGCATGCATAAAGAATATTATGAATGCCCCCATGAAATCATTCAAAGAATACAAAAGACCAGGGAACAAAACGGGCGTGTAGTCGCTGTAGGAAGCACTTCCTGCCGTGTTCTTGAGACAATCGCCAAGACTGATAAAACACCACGATTTTCTGGTTGGGCAAATTTATTTATCTATCCTCCTTACAATTTTAAATATGTCGATGTCCTGCTCACGAATTTTCACCTTCCCAAGACCACGCTGCTCATGCTGGTTTGCGCCTTTGCGGGAAGGGAAAATATCATGAATGCTTACGAAATAGCCAAAAATAAAGGCTACCGTTTTTTTAGTTATGGTGATTGCATGATGATTATTTAA
- a CDS encoding type III restriction endonuclease subunit R translates to MSVKTIDKLIINSPYEEPKQYWEYIRDTREFVKQDGRRPAGYIVASESSRSFDDPGTFIEIKLVNTIRPRVKKWREDGYPGVTGITKRLLQHWQDPEERKDRRFFFCQLEAIETLIWLTEAPEADRTGIDIPGDGGAFSRWCSKMATGSGKTIVMSMLIAWQVLNKVANSKDPRFSKNILVVAPGLTVRNRLSVLNPFDKQNYFEDFNIIPSGLMEALRQGKVKIINWHTLAWESEERLAKKKTVDKRGAKSDEAYVRDVLEDMANATKLVVINDEAHHAWRIPAESKIKGVKKEDIEESTVWVGGLDRIHRARGIIRCFDLSATPFAPSGKKATEEALFPWIVSDFGLNDAIESGLVKTPRVVIRDDANVDANLRSRLYHIYMDATVKDDINQKAEENVPLPDLIKNAYLLLGKDWKAAKDGWEKAGHKIPPVMITVANTTYTSARIKYAFDHDAFLLSVAGLGDLCDQEKTLQIDSRILDKAEAETESIDVIPSESEESQDEDSSAMLQNDKKKSTKKQQAELLRKTVDTVGKIGEPGEQKQNVISVGMLSEGWDAKTVTHIMGLRAFSSQLLCEQVVGRGLRRTSYDVGKDGLFEPEYVNIFGVPFTFIPHEGTDGPPPPPPPPKTRIEPVKEKAEHKISFPNILRIDHVYKPQLSLNLEKVKPLELDPYESITEAELAAIIVGKPNPAALTEIDLKEIGEKFRMQSIIFRIASSIYNSEKKPDWKGSKETFLIQLIGIIGRFIYSDKIRIKNPLFNEDEVRKRILIMLNMNKVIQHIWNELRAENTTQLTPVFDKEHPIRSTADVRTWWTSKPCEDFEKTHINFTVVDSKMEFLEARTINDCEFVESFVKNDHLGFTILYNYQGIIRRYFPDFIIKLKNGERLILETKGQDSEQNKTKRAFLDEWCRAVNHHGGFGKWIGAVSFDPNDLNKIISDAVSK, encoded by the coding sequence ATATCCGTGAAAACTATAGATAAGCTCATCATCAATTCCCCTTACGAAGAACCAAAGCAGTATTGGGAATACATAAGAGATACACGGGAATTCGTCAAGCAGGACGGCAGAAGGCCCGCTGGGTATATTGTGGCTTCCGAAAGTTCCAGATCGTTTGATGACCCCGGAACTTTTATTGAAATTAAGTTGGTCAATACAATTCGCCCGAGGGTGAAGAAGTGGAGAGAAGACGGCTATCCAGGAGTTACGGGGATTACAAAGAGGCTGCTGCAACACTGGCAAGACCCGGAAGAACGTAAAGACCGGAGGTTTTTCTTTTGTCAGTTAGAGGCCATTGAAACACTGATATGGCTTACTGAAGCGCCGGAAGCAGACCGCACGGGCATTGACATCCCAGGTGACGGTGGGGCATTTTCGCGATGGTGCAGCAAGATGGCTACGGGTTCTGGTAAAACGATTGTCATGAGTATGCTTATTGCGTGGCAAGTCCTGAATAAAGTAGCTAATAGTAAAGACCCACGTTTCTCTAAAAATATTTTGGTTGTTGCACCGGGTTTGACAGTTCGTAATCGTTTATCGGTATTGAATCCCTTCGACAAGCAAAATTACTTTGAAGATTTTAATATCATTCCATCGGGTTTGATGGAAGCACTCCGGCAGGGAAAGGTAAAAATCATTAACTGGCACACCCTTGCCTGGGAGAGTGAAGAAAGATTGGCAAAGAAGAAGACCGTTGACAAACGGGGCGCCAAAAGTGACGAGGCATATGTGCGGGATGTGCTGGAAGATATGGCAAATGCAACAAAGCTTGTCGTTATCAATGATGAAGCACACCATGCCTGGCGTATTCCGGCAGAAAGTAAAATTAAAGGCGTAAAGAAAGAAGATATTGAAGAAAGCACTGTTTGGGTAGGTGGACTGGACAGGATTCACAGGGCAAGGGGAATCATCCGGTGTTTTGACTTATCGGCAACACCATTTGCCCCATCAGGCAAAAAAGCAACTGAAGAGGCATTGTTTCCCTGGATTGTCAGCGATTTCGGTTTGAATGATGCGATTGAGTCAGGCCTGGTAAAAACGCCGAGGGTTGTAATCCGTGATGATGCCAATGTAGATGCGAATCTGCGTTCACGGCTCTATCACATTTACATGGATGCTACGGTAAAAGATGACATTAACCAAAAGGCAGAAGAAAACGTGCCTCTTCCTGACCTCATCAAAAATGCCTATCTGCTTTTAGGTAAAGACTGGAAGGCCGCTAAAGACGGTTGGGAAAAGGCTGGGCATAAAATTCCACCGGTGATGATAACCGTAGCAAACACCACGTACACATCAGCCCGCATCAAATATGCCTTTGATCACGATGCCTTTTTACTATCCGTTGCCGGGTTGGGAGATTTGTGCGATCAAGAGAAAACATTGCAGATTGACAGCAGGATTCTTGATAAAGCAGAAGCTGAAACAGAATCTATAGATGTCATTCCGAGCGAAAGCGAGGAATCTCAGGATGAAGATTCTTCGGCTATGCTTCAGAATGACAAAAAGAAATCAACCAAAAAACAACAGGCTGAATTATTAAGAAAAACGGTTGATACCGTTGGCAAGATCGGAGAACCCGGTGAGCAAAAACAAAATGTGATTTCCGTAGGTATGCTCAGCGAAGGTTGGGATGCTAAAACAGTTACTCACATCATGGGCTTACGGGCATTTAGCAGCCAGCTATTGTGCGAACAGGTGGTAGGCCGTGGTTTGCGGAGAACTTCTTACGATGTAGGAAAGGACGGTTTATTTGAGCCTGAGTATGTGAATATCTTCGGTGTGCCTTTCACATTCATACCTCATGAGGGAACCGACGGGCCTCCCCCACCGCCTCCACCCCCAAAAACCAGGATTGAACCTGTTAAAGAAAAAGCGGAACACAAAATTTCATTCCCTAACATCCTGAGGATTGACCATGTTTACAAACCGCAACTCTCTCTTAACCTGGAAAAGGTCAAACCGCTTGAACTTGATCCATATGAATCAATCACAGAGGCAGAGTTGGCAGCAATTATCGTGGGGAAACCAAATCCTGCGGCGCTTACAGAGATTGATTTGAAAGAAATCGGTGAAAAATTCCGTATGCAGTCCATCATTTTCAGAATTGCATCCTCGATTTACAACTCAGAGAAGAAACCAGACTGGAAAGGAAGCAAGGAAACGTTTTTGATTCAACTTATTGGAATTATTGGGCGATTCATTTATTCGGATAAAATCAGGATAAAAAATCCATTATTCAATGAGGATGAAGTAAGAAAGAGAATCCTGATTATGCTTAATATGAACAAGGTCATTCAACATATCTGGAATGAACTACGTGCAGAGAATACGACACAACTCACACCGGTTTTTGACAAGGAACATCCCATCCGTTCGACTGCTGATGTACGCACATGGTGGACAAGCAAACCGTGTGAGGATTTTGAGAAAACCCATATCAACTTTACCGTTGTTGACAGTAAAATGGAATTTCTTGAGGCAAGAACCATCAACGATTGCGAGTTTGTAGAATCATTCGTAAAGAACGACCATTTAGGTTTCACCATTCTTTACAACTACCAGGGAATTATCAGAAGATATTTTCCAGACTTTATTATCAAATTGAAGAATGGAGAACGTCTCATCCTTGAAACCAAAGGACAAGATAGCGAACAGAATAAAACCAAGAGGGCATTTTTAGATGAATGGTGCAGAGCAGTGAATCATCATGGTGGTTTTGGCAAATGGATTGGGGCAGTATCATTTGACCCGAATGACCTTAATAAGATCATAAGCGATGCTGTAAGTAAATGA
- a CDS encoding UDP-N-acetylmuramoyl-tripeptide--D-alanyl-D-alanine ligase: MEVLSLAEVVNAVCGHIVCADKSTKVKGISTDSRNIQKGDLFFALKGERFDGHQFITQAMNAGAIGAVISSEMKLDFGRENIPIIRVKDVVTALGDLAKYYRQKLETKIIGITGSNGKTTTKEMTYHLLSRFGSAVKSQKSFNNFIGVPVTIFEIENRHRYGVLEMGTNALGEIRRLSEIGVPDVAVIVNVSKTHLEGLGSIEGVALAKGEIVKNLRKDGVFVYNADNPWCVKIASGFGGNAVSFGFNPQASVRCTDVKKKYRGYVFVINGNLEIYFPIPGYHNIHNCLASFAVCHALGHNIYDLKDAFFSFILPQMRIEQQRIGNITFINDAYNANPASVHAALEYLNEIDTTGRKVFICGDMLELGDESFLLHREIGETVAHHNIDLLWTVGERASEIAKAAKLSGMPEKRVVSFKDVTDITVSEMHELRENDMVLIKGSRGMHMENIIEKFRKFS, from the coding sequence ATGGAAGTGTTATCTCTTGCTGAAGTGGTAAATGCGGTCTGCGGGCATATAGTATGCGCCGATAAAAGTACAAAGGTAAAAGGTATATCCACTGATAGCCGAAATATCCAGAAAGGCGATTTGTTTTTTGCGCTCAAAGGAGAGCGGTTTGATGGTCATCAGTTTATTACGCAGGCAATGAATGCCGGAGCAATAGGCGCAGTTATTTCAAGTGAAATGAAACTGGATTTTGGACGCGAGAATATTCCAATAATTCGGGTAAAGGACGTAGTAACGGCTTTGGGTGACCTGGCAAAGTATTATCGCCAAAAATTGGAAACGAAAATTATCGGGATTACGGGGAGTAATGGCAAGACTACTACGAAAGAGATGACATATCACTTATTGTCTCGTTTTGGTTCTGCAGTAAAATCACAAAAAAGTTTTAATAATTTTATTGGGGTACCGGTAACGATATTTGAAATAGAAAATAGACATCGATACGGCGTGCTTGAAATGGGTACAAATGCCCTTGGAGAAATTCGGCGTTTATCTGAAATTGGTGTCCCTGATGTTGCTGTAATTGTTAATGTTTCAAAAACGCATCTTGAAGGTCTTGGAAGTATTGAAGGGGTTGCTTTGGCAAAGGGGGAAATAGTAAAAAATCTCCGGAAAGACGGAGTATTCGTGTATAACGCTGATAATCCATGGTGTGTTAAGATTGCCAGCGGATTCGGGGGGAATGCGGTAAGTTTTGGTTTTAATCCTCAAGCATCTGTACGCTGTACTGACGTAAAGAAAAAATACAGGGGTTATGTTTTCGTAATTAATGGAAACCTTGAGATTTATTTTCCAATTCCGGGGTATCATAATATTCATAACTGTTTAGCATCATTTGCGGTGTGCCATGCACTGGGGCATAACATTTACGACCTAAAAGATGCCTTTTTTTCCTTCATACTACCCCAAATGAGGATTGAGCAACAGCGCATTGGAAATATTACATTCATTAACGATGCGTACAATGCAAATCCTGCGTCTGTGCATGCGGCCCTGGAATATCTGAATGAAATTGATACAACGGGGAGAAAGGTGTTTATTTGTGGAGATATGCTGGAGTTAGGAGATGAGTCTTTTCTGTTACACAGAGAAATTGGGGAAACAGTGGCTCATCACAATATTGATTTGTTATGGACGGTAGGAGAACGTGCATCTGAAATTGCAAAGGCTGCAAAATTGTCAGGGATGCCTGAAAAACGAGTCGTTAGCTTCAAGGATGTTACGGACATTACAGTATCCGAAATGCATGAACTGCGAGAAAATGATATGGTATTAATCAAAGGTTCCAGAGGTATGCATATGGAAAATATTATTGAGAAGTTCAGGAAATTTTCATAA
- a CDS encoding nucleotidyltransferase: protein MGRKSHIELPKDKIADFCRKWKIRAFSIFGSVLREDFRPDSDIDVLVTLSEEANNTLFDLVHMKEELEQILGRGVDLVSRRGIESSRNYLRKEAILGTAETIYAER, encoded by the coding sequence ATGGGAAGAAAAAGCCATATAGAATTGCCAAAAGACAAGATTGCCGATTTTTGCAGGAAATGGAAGATTCGGGCATTTTCCATTTTTGGGTCGGTATTGAGGGAGGACTTCCGTCCGGACAGTGATATTGATGTGCTTGTAACCCTCTCGGAAGAGGCAAACAATACCCTGTTTGACCTTGTTCATATGAAAGAAGAACTTGAGCAGATTTTGGGAAGAGGGGTTGATTTGGTCAGCCGCCGGGGCATAGAATCCAGCAGAAACTATCTCCGCAAAGAGGCTATTTTAGGAACAGCAGAGACCATATATGCAGAGAGATAG
- the mraZ gene encoding division/cell wall cluster transcriptional repressor MraZ, producing MFTGEYHHTIDDKNRLAIPASLRDSIDMEKEGKGFFITRGLDTCLFMYTPKVWQSVVFRIEQLSFTNKKARQFQRLFFSKAQKIPDCDQQGRILIPQYLKEIAKIQKNVVIVGVSSRIEIWDEKAWKDFESEHNKGFEEIAEDLFQLGFPSTEVGQIQPPPL from the coding sequence ATGTTCACCGGTGAGTACCATCATACGATTGATGACAAGAATAGACTGGCCATACCAGCCTCTCTTCGTGATAGCATTGATATGGAGAAGGAAGGTAAGGGGTTTTTCATAACTCGAGGACTCGATACATGTCTGTTCATGTACACACCCAAGGTATGGCAGAGTGTCGTCTTTAGGATTGAACAACTCTCTTTTACGAATAAAAAGGCGCGGCAGTTCCAGCGCCTTTTCTTTTCCAAAGCACAGAAAATTCCCGATTGTGACCAGCAAGGACGTATACTGATCCCGCAGTATTTAAAAGAAATTGCCAAGATCCAAAAGAATGTGGTGATTGTAGGAGTAAGTAGCCGGATTGAGATCTGGGATGAAAAAGCCTGGAAAGACTTTGAGTCTGAACATAACAAGGGATTCGAAGAGATCGCAGAAGATTTGTTCCAATTGGGTTTCCCTTCCACTGAGGTAGGGCAAATACAGCCTCCGCCGTTATAA
- a CDS encoding nucleotidyltransferase has protein sequence MGRKSHIELPKDKIAEFCKRHHIRKLSLFGSCLHGDFGPDSDIDLLVEFEPDHIPGLITLSGMEIELSEIIGRKVDLRTPEDLSRYFRKEVVESAEVQYVQ, from the coding sequence ATGGGAAGGAAAAGTCATATAGAATTGCCGAAAGACAAGATTGCCGAATTCTGTAAGCGGCACCATATACGCAAGCTGTCGCTGTTCGGTTCCTGCCTGCATGGCGATTTTGGGCCGGATAGCGATATAGACCTTCTCGTTGAGTTTGAGCCGGACCATATTCCAGGTCTCATAACCTTATCAGGCATGGAGATTGAATTAAGTGAAATCATCGGACGCAAAGTAGACTTGAGGACACCGGAAGATTTAAGCCGCTATTTCCGCAAGGAGGTAGTCGAATCGGCAGAGGTGCAATATGTGCAGTAA
- a CDS encoding UDP-N-acetylmuramoyl-L-alanyl-D-glutamate--2,6-diaminopimelate ligase: MKLSELCSCLKDQQYCDFVEKEVCGITHDSRKIKRGYLFVAIKGHRVDGHDFIIGAIEKGAVALVVGEKIDLTSRIPQIIVSNTRYALAALSCRFYGEPSSHMTVVGITGTNGKTTTSYLTKSIIEASGNKAGLIGTIQYQIGERVLPAQETTPESVEIQSYLCEMLKSGIKYAIIEASSHALSQHRLDGVRFSSAIFTNLSIEHLDYHVNIRNYRTEKLKLIKGLGAQAFAILNADHNASKHFAERTKSQVVWYGIKKKNADVTAEIIHMDADVTRLLLNSPWGKIFINIKLAGKHNIYNVLAAAANALALGLKIDTIKMGIESLSVVPGRLEKIDCGQDFHIYIDFAHTHQALQVVLSTLREITAGRIILVFGCGGDRDRKKRPKMGHIAEKYSDLFWITSDNPRSEDPHSIIQEIQKGIRKQGCFRVQADRKIAIGEAVSEAKKGDVVIIAGKGHEQYQISKGTIIPFDDREIVRQILQDNMVSHI, translated from the coding sequence ATGAAATTGAGTGAACTCTGTTCTTGTTTGAAAGATCAGCAATATTGTGATTTTGTGGAAAAGGAAGTGTGTGGGATAACACATGATTCACGCAAAATAAAAAGGGGTTATCTGTTTGTTGCCATTAAAGGTCATAGGGTGGACGGACATGATTTTATTATCGGCGCAATAGAGAAAGGAGCTGTCGCCCTTGTTGTAGGGGAAAAAATCGATCTGACTTCACGAATACCCCAGATCATTGTGTCAAATACACGCTATGCCCTTGCGGCACTGAGTTGCCGTTTTTATGGCGAACCTTCTTCCCACATGACAGTGGTCGGTATTACTGGAACAAACGGTAAAACAACCACTTCGTATCTTACGAAATCAATCATTGAGGCTTCTGGGAATAAGGCGGGACTGATTGGCACAATTCAATACCAGATAGGGGAAAGGGTTTTGCCGGCACAGGAAACAACTCCTGAGTCAGTTGAAATACAGAGTTATCTCTGTGAAATGCTTAAATCCGGTATAAAATACGCAATAATAGAAGCATCCTCACACGCCCTCTCTCAGCACCGATTGGATGGGGTTCGTTTTAGTTCCGCAATCTTCACGAATTTATCCATCGAGCATCTTGACTATCATGTAAATATAAGGAATTATAGAACAGAAAAATTGAAACTAATAAAAGGATTAGGTGCACAGGCGTTTGCCATCCTGAATGCCGATCACAATGCGAGTAAGCATTTTGCCGAGCGCACAAAGTCACAAGTGGTTTGGTATGGTATAAAGAAAAAAAATGCGGATGTGACAGCCGAAATAATACATATGGATGCAGATGTAACAAGACTTTTACTTAATTCCCCCTGGGGGAAAATATTTATTAACATAAAATTGGCAGGTAAACATAATATTTATAATGTGTTGGCAGCGGCTGCAAATGCTTTGGCACTGGGCTTAAAAATTGACACAATAAAAATGGGTATTGAATCGCTAAGTGTAGTACCTGGTCGTCTGGAAAAAATTGACTGTGGACAGGATTTTCATATCTATATTGACTTTGCCCACACACATCAAGCGTTGCAGGTTGTTCTGAGCACCCTGCGGGAGATAACGGCAGGGCGTATTATACTGGTCTTTGGATGTGGCGGAGACAGGGATAGAAAAAAAAGACCCAAGATGGGGCATATTGCAGAGAAATACTCAGACCTTTTCTGGATAACAAGTGATAATCCCCGTTCCGAAGACCCTCATAGTATTATACAGGAAATTCAAAAAGGCATAAGGAAGCAAGGTTGTTTCCGGGTGCAGGCCGATAGGAAAATTGCCATCGGAGAGGCTGTTTCAGAAGCAAAAAAGGGTGACGTTGTAATTATTGCAGGAAAAGGTCACGAACAATATCAGATATCAAAAGGTACCATAATTCCCTTTGACGACCGTGAGATTGTAAGGCAAATCTTACAAGACAATATGGTATCACATATTTAA
- a CDS encoding penicillin-binding protein 2 codes for MMPLKKHKFWANITGIFLIGIFIALAVHLGRIQLVEHDKYLKLAKVQQCKKIELPARRGAILDRNGSKLAESLQVGSVYADPAEIEDASSVAYHLSKVLKLNSSKIVKLLSKDKRFVWIKRKVSDEELGAVAKLSLKGVYIKHEYHRFYPNEQLGSHILGFTNIDERGLEGIERSFDNILSGKSGYKLIAQDALQRQIITPDAEVQLPRHGNNVVLTIDANIQHITEEELEIARKKWKPFSATAIVMDPMTGEVLAMANYPTFDPNHFKKYSPNARRNLAITDYYEPGSLMKPLVISGAFEHGLARPDDVFFCENGCGKIEGRILHDTHKYGNLTASEIVAHSSNIGMAKIGILMGNEKMHQYLRQFNFGERTGIELPGEIGGIFRPLKQWSRKYSLISVSIGHEIAVTPLQFITAFCSIPNGGLLLRPKIVKSIIKNGNQTGEELQSLQLVRRVMSANVARNIMNPILMKVITEGTGRNANLLEYDVAGKTGTSQKIHGEGGRYSHEKYVGSFIAYAPAERPRLCVLVMINEPQNGEYYGGTVAAPVVGEIMRRSLVYLGVEPSGFKMAMQ; via the coding sequence GTGATGCCTTTAAAAAAACACAAATTTTGGGCGAATATAACAGGCATTTTTCTCATTGGAATTTTTATCGCGCTAGCTGTTCATCTAGGGCGTATTCAGCTCGTTGAACATGACAAATACCTTAAACTTGCGAAAGTGCAACAATGCAAAAAAATTGAATTGCCTGCGAGAAGAGGTGCCATCTTAGACAGGAATGGAAGCAAGCTCGCCGAATCTTTGCAAGTTGGTTCTGTTTATGCCGACCCCGCTGAAATTGAAGATGCCTCTTCGGTAGCATATCATTTGAGCAAGGTACTGAAACTTAACTCATCAAAAATAGTCAAACTGCTGAGTAAAGATAAACGGTTTGTTTGGATTAAACGGAAGGTTAGTGATGAAGAACTTGGTGCGGTTGCAAAATTGTCTTTAAAAGGGGTTTACATAAAACATGAGTATCACCGTTTTTATCCCAATGAACAGCTAGGCAGTCATATTCTTGGATTTACCAACATTGACGAGAGGGGACTCGAGGGGATCGAACGGTCGTTTGATAATATACTGTCCGGGAAATCAGGATATAAATTGATTGCTCAGGATGCATTGCAACGCCAGATTATAACGCCGGATGCAGAAGTACAATTGCCACGTCATGGGAATAATGTTGTATTGACGATTGATGCTAATATTCAGCATATTACTGAGGAAGAATTGGAAATTGCCCGGAAAAAATGGAAACCCTTCTCCGCAACGGCGATTGTTATGGATCCAATGACAGGTGAAGTATTGGCCATGGCCAACTATCCTACGTTTGATCCGAATCATTTCAAAAAATATTCTCCAAATGCCAGAAGAAACCTAGCTATTACCGATTATTATGAGCCTGGTTCGTTAATGAAACCCCTTGTGATTTCAGGTGCGTTTGAGCATGGTCTGGCAAGACCAGATGATGTGTTTTTTTGCGAAAATGGTTGTGGTAAAATAGAAGGGAGAATACTGCATGATACCCATAAATATGGGAATCTTACTGCTTCTGAAATTGTTGCTCATTCGAGTAATATAGGAATGGCCAAGATTGGTATACTTATGGGGAATGAAAAGATGCACCAATATCTTCGGCAATTCAATTTTGGAGAAAGAACAGGAATAGAATTGCCGGGGGAGATAGGTGGTATCTTTCGTCCTTTGAAACAGTGGTCAAGAAAATACTCCCTGATATCTGTTTCCATAGGTCACGAGATAGCAGTTACCCCCCTCCAGTTTATTACGGCTTTTTGTAGCATTCCAAATGGTGGACTGTTGCTCAGACCAAAAATTGTAAAATCAATAATAAAAAATGGAAATCAAACAGGAGAAGAACTTCAGTCTCTGCAACTAGTCAGGCGTGTAATGAGTGCAAACGTTGCGCGAAATATAATGAATCCCATACTGATGAAGGTTATTACAGAAGGCACAGGGAGAAATGCAAACCTGTTGGAATACGATGTTGCTGGAAAAACGGGTACGTCACAGAAGATTCATGGTGAAGGGGGACGATACTCCCATGAAAAATATGTGGGCTCTTTTATTGCCTATGCTCCAGCAGAGCGCCCCCGTCTCTGTGTGTTAGTTATGATTAATGAACCACAGAATGGTGAATATTATGGCGGCACTGTAGCAGCCCCCGTTGTAGGAGAAATCATGAGACGATCCCTAGTTTATCTTGGTGTGGAACCCTCGGGATTTAAAATGGCAATGCAATAG
- the rsmH gene encoding 16S rRNA (cytosine(1402)-N(4))-methyltransferase RsmH, with protein MDNTINNLLHEPVMVEEVLDYLCPQPGQIILDGTVGNGGHASRIMNKISPDGLLIGIDKDMEILQIAKQYLSKRECSFKLYHADYSDVDEVLRQAGVDMVHGVLLDLGASSLQFDQADRGFSFSKEGPLDMRMDRSRAGTAQDLIQRLSEKGLEELLKRYGEERWSRRIARAIRKEVEAVGITSTRQLASVIERVVPRGKSKIHPATRVFQALRIAVNKEMEGLEVFLDKIHHYMIVGARIVIISFHSLEDRIVKNKFVERANQKIFKILTKKPVTPTVVEIERNVRCRSAKLRSAERI; from the coding sequence ATGGATAATACGATAAATAACCTTCTTCACGAACCTGTGATGGTTGAAGAAGTGTTAGATTACCTGTGTCCGCAACCGGGACAAATCATTCTAGATGGTACTGTGGGAAACGGAGGGCACGCAAGCAGAATTATGAACAAAATAAGCCCGGATGGCTTGTTAATTGGCATTGATAAGGACATGGAAATTTTGCAGATAGCAAAACAATATTTATCGAAAAGAGAATGTTCTTTTAAACTCTACCATGCGGATTATTCCGATGTTGACGAAGTGTTGCGGCAGGCAGGTGTTGATATGGTTCATGGTGTGTTACTTGATTTGGGAGCATCTTCTTTGCAGTTTGATCAGGCGGATCGGGGTTTCAGTTTCTCAAAAGAGGGTCCGCTGGATATGAGAATGGACCGATCTCGGGCGGGTACTGCTCAAGATTTAATCCAGAGACTTTCTGAAAAGGGATTGGAAGAATTATTGAAAAGATATGGGGAAGAGAGGTGGTCAAGAAGGATTGCACGGGCTATACGAAAAGAAGTAGAGGCGGTAGGCATTACTTCGACGAGACAACTGGCTTCTGTAATTGAACGGGTTGTCCCGAGAGGGAAAAGCAAAATTCATCCTGCAACAAGGGTATTCCAGGCGCTGAGGATAGCTGTAAATAAGGAGATGGAAGGTTTAGAGGTTTTTTTGGATAAGATTCATCACTACATGATAGTGGGTGCTCGTATTGTGATTATAAGTTTTCATTCTCTTGAGGACCGGATCGTAAAGAATAAATTTGTAGAAAGGGCGAACCAGAAGATATTCAAGATACTCACGAAAAAGCCTGTAACTCCCACTGTGGTTGAGATAGAAAGAAATGTTCGGTGCAGGAGCGCAAAACTAAGATCAGCAGAAAGGATTTAA